The Acidianus infernus genome window below encodes:
- a CDS encoding electron transfer flavoprotein subunit beta/FixA family protein — MNIIALFKIVPDDTLIKISGNSLDLNVPNKISTYDKNAIEEAIRIKEKHGGKAYGITAGITDRKTIREALAMGLDEVISIDMKEMDVMTTAEAIAEEVNQIKPNIILAGESTTDSSGGVLPSYLAAILNYPIVSYAKSISIEGDKVKVERNLTTLTEIVEAPMPAVISVVGEINTPRIPTVRQILESAKKPVRSLTFNKTPKVKIVSISPYVIQRKKIIIEGKMEEAVDKLLSYLRGEGVL; from the coding sequence ATGAATATTATAGCATTATTTAAAATAGTTCCTGATGACACTTTAATAAAGATAAGCGGAAACTCGCTTGACCTAAACGTTCCAAATAAAATAAGCACTTACGATAAGAACGCCATAGAGGAGGCTATAAGAATAAAAGAGAAACATGGAGGAAAAGCTTACGGCATTACGGCAGGGATTACGGATAGGAAAACTATAAGGGAAGCTTTAGCAATGGGCCTTGACGAGGTTATTTCTATTGACATGAAAGAAATGGACGTCATGACTACAGCTGAGGCTATTGCAGAAGAAGTTAACCAAATAAAGCCTAATATAATATTAGCAGGAGAAAGCACTACTGACAGTAGCGGAGGCGTTCTACCTTCGTATTTGGCGGCAATATTAAATTACCCTATTGTGTCTTACGCAAAATCGATTTCAATTGAAGGAGATAAGGTTAAAGTAGAGAGGAATTTAACAACGCTTACTGAAATTGTAGAAGCCCCCATGCCTGCCGTAATTTCAGTTGTTGGCGAAATAAACACTCCTAGAATACCAACTGTTAGACAAATTTTAGAGTCAGCAAAGAAACCTGTGAGGAGCTTGACCTTTAATAAAACTCCAAAAGTTAAGATAGTTAGTATTTCTCCTTATGTTATTCAGAGGAAAAAGATTATAATAGAAGGTAAAATGGAGGAGGCAGTTGATAAATTATTATCATACTTAAGGGGTGAGGGTGTACTATGA
- a CDS encoding electron transfer flavoprotein subunit alpha/FixB family protein, translating into MKVVIYSEDPEIIKAGASYFPKEYIIGITTREVKYADELYLVDKIDEEFISNFITSLKPDVVLVGNSKRDKTIAGYVAGLLKVPIIPEVMDLEGNKAKRVVYSGMGIAEIEFSYPAVIIIGRKEVQVKEKEKIKINKLEVKEGRVKILEEKSKGEQGVNLSTAEIIVSVGRGIGSKENVKYAEDLANALGAALGGSRPVTAELGWLPEDRQIGLSGNKVKPKLYIALGISGQPQHLAGIKDAKIIVAVNKDKNAPIAENADYTIVGDAIEFCKIMSEKVKNK; encoded by the coding sequence ATGAAGGTAGTAATATATTCTGAGGATCCGGAAATAATAAAAGCTGGGGCTAGCTATTTTCCTAAAGAATATATTATAGGTATAACTACAAGAGAAGTAAAATACGCCGACGAATTATATTTAGTTGATAAGATAGATGAGGAATTTATAAGCAACTTCATTACATCGTTAAAACCTGACGTAGTTTTAGTAGGGAATTCTAAGAGGGATAAAACTATTGCAGGCTACGTAGCGGGTTTGCTCAAAGTACCTATAATTCCAGAAGTTATGGATCTTGAAGGAAATAAGGCTAAGAGAGTAGTTTACAGCGGTATGGGGATAGCGGAGATAGAATTTTCTTACCCAGCAGTTATTATAATAGGAAGAAAAGAAGTACAAGTAAAGGAGAAAGAGAAAATCAAGATTAATAAGTTGGAGGTAAAAGAAGGTAGAGTAAAAATTCTGGAAGAGAAGAGCAAGGGAGAGCAAGGAGTAAACTTGTCGACTGCCGAGATAATAGTTTCAGTTGGAAGAGGAATAGGCTCAAAGGAAAACGTGAAATATGCAGAAGATCTAGCTAACGCTTTAGGTGCAGCATTAGGAGGTAGTAGACCAGTAACTGCAGAACTTGGCTGGTTACCAGAAGATAGGCAAATAGGTCTTTCTGGAAATAAGGTAAAGCCCAAATTATACATTGCACTAGGAATTTCCGGCCAACCTCAACATTTGGCTGGCATTAAGGACGCTAAGATTATAGTAGCAGTGAATAAAGATAAGAACGCGCCTATAGCTGAAAATGCAGACTACACTATCGTCGGTGACGCTATAGAATTTTGTAAAATAATGAGTGAAAAGGTGAAAAATAAGTGA
- a CDS encoding FAD-dependent oxidoreductase → MSFDADVIIVGGGLSGLSAGITAVMEGLNVILLERGEYSGAKNVSGGRMYIHALKMLIPDALERAPLERPITKETFEIFCDKNRKITFSFEEKDKKNSFSVLRSKFDRWLASEAENLGLLISYSTLVLNAYREGEGITLETNRGTLKAPLIIDASGVTSIVFRLLGLRKFTPDKWMLGVKEIIKTDVNLPENEGEVRTIVGAIKGVKGGGFVYTNKDTLSVGMAVTFDSLPKSEFPAKDLVEAFRERIGIEGEILEYSAHAIPYYGFKNLPPLYDKNLIAVGDSAGFLINDGFTIRGMDLAIGSGMIAGLAAKKIVESRNFSNTEVYYEMLKDSFVLKHLELAYNRFELINSPLTLSTYPEILCNVLSDMFTVEENRNTLINDFIYRLKEKGIPLSQTVRDLWKAIK, encoded by the coding sequence GTGAGCTTTGATGCAGACGTAATTATAGTTGGCGGAGGACTCTCCGGTTTATCTGCGGGGATAACTGCAGTAATGGAAGGGCTTAATGTAATTCTCTTAGAAAGAGGAGAATATAGCGGTGCAAAGAACGTTTCAGGAGGAAGAATGTATATTCATGCATTAAAAATGTTGATTCCAGATGCACTAGAGAGAGCACCTTTAGAAAGACCTATAACGAAGGAGACTTTTGAAATATTTTGTGATAAAAATAGGAAAATTACATTCTCTTTTGAGGAAAAAGATAAGAAAAACAGCTTTTCAGTATTAAGGTCAAAGTTCGATAGGTGGTTAGCTTCTGAGGCAGAGAATTTAGGCTTACTAATATCTTACTCCACTCTTGTTTTAAATGCCTATAGGGAAGGCGAAGGGATAACTTTAGAAACAAATAGAGGCACACTTAAGGCACCACTTATAATTGATGCCTCCGGAGTTACCTCCATAGTATTTAGACTATTAGGACTGAGAAAATTTACTCCAGATAAGTGGATGCTAGGAGTGAAAGAGATAATAAAGACAGACGTTAATTTGCCGGAAAATGAAGGAGAAGTTAGGACAATAGTAGGGGCAATAAAAGGTGTTAAAGGCGGAGGCTTTGTTTATACTAATAAGGATACGTTGTCTGTAGGCATGGCAGTAACTTTCGATTCCCTTCCTAAATCTGAATTTCCTGCGAAAGATTTAGTTGAAGCGTTTAGGGAAAGGATAGGAATTGAAGGGGAGATTTTAGAATATTCAGCCCACGCTATTCCTTACTACGGTTTTAAGAACTTGCCACCATTATATGATAAAAATTTGATTGCAGTAGGAGACTCTGCAGGATTTCTAATTAATGACGGCTTTACAATAAGGGGAATGGATTTAGCAATAGGCTCTGGAATGATTGCGGGACTTGCAGCAAAAAAGATCGTAGAGAGTAGGAATTTCTCAAACACCGAGGTTTATTATGAAATGCTTAAGGATAGCTTCGTGCTTAAGCACCTTGAGTTGGCTTATAATCGTTTTGAGCTGATTAATTCTCCTTTAACTCTTTCAACTTACCCAGAGATTCTATGCAATGTATTATCTGATATGTTTACAGTTGAGGAGAATAGGAATACGTTAATTAATGACTTCATATATAGATTAAAGGAGAAAGGAATCCCGCTAAGCCAGACGGTGAGGGATTTATGGAAGGCAATAAAATAG
- a CDS encoding ferredoxin family protein yields the protein MVPLLKRLGLNTYNVDKKPHIEVNTDICINCKDKPCTVSCPAGTYEALPDGRIAVHYERCLECGGALVICPFGAIKFRFPEGGISYRYG from the coding sequence ATAGTTCCTCTTTTGAAGAGGCTAGGATTAAATACTTATAATGTGGATAAAAAGCCACATATAGAAGTTAATACTGACATCTGTATTAATTGTAAGGATAAGCCGTGTACGGTATCATGCCCGGCAGGTACTTACGAAGCTTTGCCGGACGGAAGAATTGCCGTACATTATGAAAGGTGCTTAGAATGTGGTGGGGCATTAGTAATATGTCCATTCGGGGCTATTAAATTTAGGTTTCCTGAAGGTGGAATATCATATAGGTATGGTTAA
- a CDS encoding BtpA/SgcQ family protein codes for MEKKPFIIGMIHLPPLPGSPNNKMSLDEIVNYAITEAQKLQEAGVDGVIVENLGDYPFFKDNIPPITIASMSIIVREVRKNFYFDAVGVNVLRNGCIDAFSIAHVTGSQFIRCNVLIGAYVTDQGIIEGKAAELLRLKKFLNSNVMVFADIHVKHAYPLYNLPIELAAQDLAERGGADAVIVSGPRSSIPPSADTVKKVKASVNLPVIVGSGISLENFKEFCKIADGLIIGEKDFKEGGAIGGPSKKEAYEYLVKECRQK; via the coding sequence ATGGAAAAGAAGCCCTTCATAATAGGTATGATTCATCTTCCTCCTCTCCCTGGCTCTCCTAATAACAAAATGAGTCTTGACGAGATAGTTAATTACGCAATAACTGAGGCCCAAAAGTTGCAAGAAGCAGGAGTAGACGGTGTTATAGTTGAGAATTTGGGCGATTACCCATTTTTTAAAGACAATATTCCACCAATTACAATAGCTTCAATGAGTATCATAGTTAGAGAAGTTAGAAAGAACTTCTATTTCGACGCTGTGGGTGTCAACGTGTTAAGAAATGGTTGTATAGACGCTTTTTCCATTGCCCACGTCACTGGTTCTCAGTTTATAAGATGTAATGTACTAATAGGAGCTTACGTAACGGATCAAGGAATAATAGAAGGTAAGGCTGCAGAACTCCTGAGGTTAAAAAAGTTCTTAAATTCTAACGTAATGGTATTTGCAGATATTCACGTTAAACATGCATACCCTTTATATAATTTACCGATAGAGTTGGCAGCTCAGGATTTAGCTGAGAGAGGAGGAGCTGACGCAGTAATAGTTTCTGGTCCTAGGAGTTCAATTCCACCTTCTGCGGACACTGTTAAGAAAGTGAAAGCTTCGGTCAATTTACCCGTAATTGTAGGTAGCGGAATTTCTCTCGAGAACTTTAAGGAATTCTGTAAAATTGCTGATGGTTTAATAATAGGTGAAAAGGACTTTAAGGAAGGAGGAGCTATAGGCGGTCCTAGTAAGAAGGAGGCTTATGAATATTTAGTAAAAGAATGTAGGCAAAAGTAA
- a CDS encoding radical SAM/SPASM domain-containing protein — MIPVSVMVTDTGTVSFKIKGRYGRDSPSKFSEVFRPIVTWNLTYKCNLRCLHCYINASPNAPDGLSTEEALNLVDQMAEIGIPMIIMSGGEPLMRRDFFTIASYATNKGIKLSLSTNGTLISESVARKLKDLGFVYVGISLDSYSPEFHDKFRGVQGAFNMAIKGIKNALNAGLNVGLRFTLTKENILDVDNYIELAVKLGVSRITFYHLSASGRGKELKDWMYTPEEYKIFIDKIIHYAKELRGKIEIETTLGTFDGIYIAKYLNDKKLLDFVKSTGGCGRKMISIYPNGDVFPCQFIDFVKLGNIKEKPLKEILKNIPDIFVSTENYLKGEKCGTCEYKEYCKGGDRSRAYYWDGSIYGDDPLCPLRELHI; from the coding sequence ATGATTCCAGTAAGCGTAATGGTTACAGATACTGGGACGGTTTCCTTTAAGATTAAAGGGCGTTACGGCAGGGATTCTCCAAGTAAATTCAGTGAGGTTTTTAGGCCAATAGTAACCTGGAATTTGACTTATAAATGCAATTTACGTTGCCTCCACTGCTATATTAATGCTTCTCCAAACGCTCCAGACGGCTTGAGCACTGAAGAGGCGTTAAACCTCGTAGATCAAATGGCAGAAATAGGGATACCGATGATTATAATGAGCGGTGGAGAACCGCTGATGAGGAGGGACTTCTTTACAATTGCGTCTTACGCCACTAATAAGGGAATAAAACTCTCGTTATCTACTAACGGAACGTTAATAAGCGAAAGTGTAGCGAGAAAATTGAAGGATTTAGGCTTTGTGTACGTGGGAATAAGCCTCGATAGTTACTCTCCAGAATTCCATGACAAATTTAGGGGAGTTCAAGGAGCGTTCAACATGGCAATAAAAGGAATAAAGAACGCATTAAATGCTGGGCTAAATGTAGGTTTAAGGTTCACGTTAACTAAGGAAAATATTTTGGACGTAGATAATTATATCGAGCTAGCGGTAAAGCTTGGAGTCTCAAGGATAACGTTCTATCATCTTTCCGCAAGCGGTAGAGGGAAAGAACTGAAAGATTGGATGTATACTCCAGAGGAATATAAGATTTTCATTGATAAAATAATTCATTATGCCAAGGAATTGAGAGGTAAAATTGAAATAGAAACGACATTAGGTACTTTTGACGGGATTTATATTGCCAAATATTTAAATGATAAAAAATTGCTGGACTTCGTTAAATCTACTGGAGGCTGTGGTAGGAAAATGATCTCAATTTATCCTAATGGTGACGTATTCCCTTGCCAATTTATAGACTTCGTAAAGCTGGGTAACATTAAAGAGAAACCGTTAAAGGAAATTCTTAAAAATATTCCTGATATTTTCGTCAGTACTGAGAATTATTTAAAAGGAGAGAAATGCGGTACTTGCGAATATAAGGAATATTGTAAAGGGGGAGATAGAAGCAGAGCCTACTACTGGGATGGAAGCATTTACGGAGATGATCCGTTATGTCCTTTGAGAGAGCTCCACATTTAG
- a CDS encoding TIGR04053 family radical SAM/SPASM domain-containing protein, giving the protein MSFERAPHLVFWEVTKACPLACKHCRANAIQNPLPGELTTAEGKKLLEEISTFGKVVVVFTGGDPLSRSDIFELMDYAKQLGLITSIAPAPSYKLNEDNIRKIKEVGVTYMSISLDGAKPETHDWLRGLTSYKYAINGIKEGLKQGLTVQVNTLIWKGSYPELPQIAKILHDLGVKVWEIFFLIPVGRGSVELDIPKENYKKVINFLLEVSKYNIIVRTVEGPFFRRAKLEYPEGFENNELIEELRKLLGKPPKEDVDKSIVPTRDGSGVIFISYDGEIYPSGFLPLSLGNVRKDSIVKIYRESHILKLIKEGKLKGKCGSCKYVNVCGGSRARAYAVYGDPLEEDPACPY; this is encoded by the coding sequence ATGTCCTTTGAGAGAGCTCCACATTTAGTATTCTGGGAGGTAACTAAAGCCTGCCCTTTAGCTTGTAAGCACTGCAGGGCAAACGCTATACAGAATCCTTTGCCAGGAGAATTAACTACTGCAGAAGGCAAAAAGTTATTGGAGGAAATATCAACTTTCGGTAAAGTAGTTGTAGTATTCACTGGAGGAGACCCGCTAAGTAGAAGCGATATATTTGAGCTAATGGACTATGCTAAGCAATTAGGATTAATAACCTCCATAGCTCCTGCACCTTCTTACAAATTAAATGAAGATAATATAAGGAAAATTAAAGAAGTAGGAGTTACTTACATGTCAATAAGCCTTGACGGTGCTAAGCCAGAAACTCACGATTGGCTGAGAGGTTTAACTAGTTATAAATACGCAATTAACGGGATAAAAGAAGGATTAAAACAAGGATTGACCGTGCAAGTAAATACTCTAATCTGGAAAGGAAGTTATCCTGAATTACCGCAAATAGCAAAAATCCTTCACGACTTAGGAGTTAAAGTTTGGGAAATATTCTTCCTAATTCCAGTAGGCAGGGGATCTGTAGAACTAGATATTCCTAAAGAGAACTATAAGAAAGTAATCAACTTCTTGCTAGAGGTAAGTAAATACAACATAATAGTAAGGACAGTAGAGGGACCTTTCTTTAGGAGGGCTAAGTTAGAGTACCCTGAGGGCTTTGAGAATAATGAACTAATTGAAGAATTGAGGAAATTACTAGGAAAACCGCCTAAAGAAGACGTTGATAAGTCAATAGTGCCCACAAGAGATGGCTCAGGAGTAATTTTTATCTCCTATGACGGTGAGATTTACCCAAGTGGGTTCCTTCCATTATCCTTAGGTAATGTAAGGAAAGACAGTATAGTTAAAATATATAGAGAATCCCATATACTGAAACTTATAAAAGAAGGAAAATTAAAAGGCAAATGCGGAAGTTGTAAGTACGTGAACGTATGCGGAGGCAGTAGGGCAAGAGCTTATGCAGTTTACGGAGATCCATTAGAGGAAGATCCTGCATGCCCTTATTAG